A portion of the Halobacillus ihumii genome contains these proteins:
- a CDS encoding carbohydrate ABC transporter permease codes for MKSKEKRSRRFFTVVAIVITLFHLIPFYILITTSLKANNDFSSKWVLPNSVHFENFMRAWEQASLGNAFVNTTIITAGAALLLIIFGSLAAYPLARMNTRLNKFIYFLFIAIMIVPPLTALVPLYKMVVDMGMMNTHEIAILNNMAAFLPLTIFLYAGFIRSTIPKELEEAAKIDGASTLKIFFKVVFPLLKPITATVLIISCVFIWNDYQFAIFFLQDESVQTLTVALASFFGQNQSNLNLVAAAAIMSMLPMTILFLFLQKYFVAGLSSGSVKG; via the coding sequence ATGAAAAGTAAGGAGAAGAGATCAAGAAGATTTTTCACAGTCGTAGCCATTGTAATAACGTTGTTTCATCTCATACCCTTTTATATATTAATTACAACGTCGTTGAAAGCGAATAATGACTTCAGTTCTAAATGGGTATTACCAAACTCAGTTCATTTTGAAAACTTTATGAGAGCATGGGAACAAGCGAGCTTAGGAAATGCGTTTGTAAATACAACTATTATTACCGCAGGTGCGGCCTTGTTATTGATTATATTCGGGTCGCTGGCAGCTTACCCGTTGGCAAGAATGAATACAAGATTAAACAAATTTATCTACTTCTTGTTTATTGCGATCATGATCGTTCCTCCATTAACAGCACTCGTTCCTCTGTACAAAATGGTTGTCGACATGGGGATGATGAATACACATGAGATAGCAATTCTAAACAATATGGCAGCATTCTTGCCATTAACGATTTTTCTCTATGCTGGGTTCATTCGATCTACTATTCCTAAAGAGCTTGAGGAAGCGGCAAAAATCGACGGTGCAAGTACATTGAAGATATTCTTTAAAGTGGTTTTTCCGTTGTTAAAACCGATTACTGCAACCGTATTAATCATTTCCTGTGTATTTATCTGGAATGACTATCAATTTGCAATATTCTTCCTGCAAGACGAAAGTGTTCAAACATTAACAGTTGCGTTAGCAAGCTTTTTTGGACAGAATCAAAGCAATCTGAACTTAGTCGCAGCGGCCGCCATTATGTCAATGCTGCCGATGACGATCTTGTTTCTCTTTTTACAAAAGTACTTTGTGGCAGGTCTATCTTCAGGATCTGTTAAAGGATAA
- a CDS encoding galactokinase, with protein sequence MEQLREEFINQFGDHGELVSFFAPGRVNLIGEHTDYNGGHVFPCALSVGTYVVARKRYDANIQLYSKNFSGAGIIETKVDELTYEQVHDWANYPKGVAALFQQAGYTFPYGFDAIYYGNIPNGAGLSSSASVELVTAVMLKELFQFEIDRIEMVKLAQKAENEFVGVNCGIMDQFASGMGKKNHAVLLNCDTLDYQYTPISLTNEQLIIANTNKQRGLSESKYNERRQQCETALRDLQTELDISALGELTADKFEDYKNLIQDDVVQKRAKHAVYENLRTINAVEQLQAGDVEGFGKLMNESHVSLRDDYEVTGKELDALVEAAWEEGAIGSRMTGAGFGGCTINIVPNEVTSRFIDRVGQKYTEITGMEADFYVVDIGDGAMKL encoded by the coding sequence ATGGAACAATTGAGAGAGGAATTTATCAATCAGTTCGGGGATCATGGAGAACTTGTGTCCTTTTTTGCCCCGGGACGTGTCAACTTGATTGGCGAGCATACCGACTATAATGGGGGCCACGTGTTTCCGTGTGCGCTTAGTGTCGGAACTTATGTGGTGGCTCGCAAGCGGTATGATGCTAACATTCAATTGTATTCCAAGAATTTTAGCGGAGCAGGAATCATCGAAACCAAGGTAGACGAACTCACATATGAACAGGTGCACGACTGGGCAAACTATCCTAAGGGTGTTGCTGCCTTATTTCAGCAAGCTGGCTACACGTTCCCCTATGGTTTCGATGCAATCTACTATGGAAATATTCCAAATGGGGCAGGTTTGTCATCATCTGCCTCAGTTGAATTGGTTACGGCTGTAATGTTGAAGGAGTTATTTCAGTTTGAGATCGACAGGATTGAGATGGTGAAGCTGGCTCAGAAAGCAGAGAACGAATTTGTCGGTGTGAATTGCGGAATCATGGACCAATTCGCCAGTGGAATGGGGAAGAAAAATCATGCCGTTCTATTAAACTGCGATACATTGGACTACCAATACACTCCCATTTCGTTAACGAACGAACAGCTGATCATAGCCAATACGAATAAACAAAGAGGCCTGTCTGAATCGAAATATAATGAGCGAAGGCAGCAGTGTGAAACAGCTTTAAGAGACTTGCAAACCGAGCTTGATATTAGCGCGCTCGGGGAACTGACAGCCGATAAGTTTGAGGATTATAAAAATTTGATTCAAGATGATGTGGTGCAAAAACGTGCGAAGCATGCGGTTTACGAAAACCTTCGTACGATCAATGCGGTGGAACAACTACAAGCAGGTGATGTTGAAGGTTTTGGCAAATTAATGAATGAGTCTCATGTTTCTTTACGGGATGATTATGAAGTGACAGGTAAGGAATTAGATGCCTTAGTCGAGGCTGCATGGGAAGAGGGAGCTATTGGATCGAGAATGACAGGAGCTGGCTTCGGCGGCTGCACGATTAATATTGTACCGAACGAGGTCACGAGTCGTTTTATCGATCGTGTCGGTCAGAAGTATACAGAGATTACGGGTATGGAAGCGGATTTCTATGTGGTCGATATTGGAGATGGAGCAATGAAATTATAA
- a CDS encoding alpha-glucosidase/alpha-galactosidase, translating to MSKITFLGAGSTIFAKNVLGDCMLTPSVQGFEFALYDIDLQRLKDSENMLENLKKSLGSHVTVKSYTDRKEALKGAKYVVNAIQVGGYKPSTVIDFDIPKKYGLRQTIGDTIGIGGIFRSLRTIPVMLDFAKDMEEVCPDAWFLNYTNPMASLTGTMLRYTGIKTVGLCHSVQAAVPDLFKSLNMDYDDVQWKIAGINHLAWLLEVSKDGEDLYPEIKKRAALKQQEQHDDMVRFELMNRFGYYVTESSEHNAEYHPYFIKNNYPELIEKFNIPIDEYPRRCVEQIEDWEKMREDVVNNQNLSHKRTHEYASYMIEAMETDQPFRIHGNVLNTGGLISNLPANAVVEVPCLVDRNGVNPCYVGDLPGQLAALNRTNINTQLLTIEAAMTGKREHIYQAAMLDPHTGSELSIDDIISLCDELIEAHGEMLPNFKREESFV from the coding sequence ATGTCGAAAATTACATTTCTAGGTGCAGGCAGTACTATTTTTGCAAAAAACGTTCTAGGAGATTGCATGTTAACACCAAGTGTTCAAGGGTTCGAATTTGCTCTCTATGATATTGATCTTCAAAGATTAAAAGACTCCGAGAATATGTTGGAAAACTTGAAAAAGAGTCTTGGCAGCCATGTTACTGTTAAATCATATACAGATCGTAAAGAAGCGTTAAAAGGCGCTAAATACGTGGTGAATGCGATTCAGGTGGGCGGGTATAAGCCTAGTACTGTGATTGACTTTGACATCCCCAAAAAATACGGTCTTCGTCAAACGATAGGAGATACAATTGGAATCGGCGGTATCTTCCGATCACTTAGAACCATCCCTGTTATGCTGGACTTTGCAAAAGACATGGAAGAAGTTTGCCCGGATGCCTGGTTCTTAAATTATACGAATCCAATGGCTTCTTTAACAGGTACGATGCTGCGTTATACGGGTATTAAAACAGTAGGATTGTGCCATAGTGTCCAAGCGGCTGTTCCAGATTTATTTAAGTCACTTAATATGGATTATGATGATGTTCAATGGAAAATTGCCGGGATTAATCACCTTGCTTGGCTGCTGGAAGTTTCAAAAGATGGAGAGGACTTGTATCCGGAAATTAAAAAGCGTGCAGCGCTAAAACAACAAGAACAGCATGATGACATGGTTCGTTTTGAACTGATGAATCGGTTCGGCTACTATGTAACAGAATCATCAGAACACAATGCTGAGTATCATCCTTATTTTATAAAAAACAACTATCCTGAATTGATTGAGAAGTTCAATATTCCAATCGATGAATATCCTCGTCGTTGTGTAGAACAGATTGAAGATTGGGAGAAAATGCGTGAAGATGTTGTTAACAATCAAAACCTCAGCCACAAACGCACCCATGAGTATGCTTCCTATATGATCGAGGCGATGGAGACAGATCAGCCATTTAGAATTCATGGAAATGTACTTAATACAGGCGGATTAATTAGTAATCTCCCTGCGAATGCCGTAGTTGAAGTGCCATGTCTCGTTGATCGCAATGGAGTGAATCCGTGCTATGTAGGAGATCTTCCGGGGCAATTGGCAGCTTTAAATCGCACCAACATAAACACTCAGTTGTTAACGATTGAAGCGGCTATGACTGGGAAGAGAGAACATATTTACCAAGCGGCCATGCTTGATCCACATACAGGGTCCGAGTTATCTATTGATGATATTATTTCACTTTGTGATGAGCTCATTGAAGCTCATGGGGAAATGCTGCCAAATTTTAAGCGTGAGGAATCCTTTGTTTAG
- a CDS encoding carbohydrate ABC transporter permease → MSELVNKSQRAIAHKAAAKPPKKKRQKSLWWMYLPALIVVSVFIIYPFLNGIRISFTDWNGFSQTKNWVGLDQYKRMFQDPNTWLVVKNTLLYGIGSTIFQNVIGLLYALLLNKSIHLKSITRTIIYLPVIISPLVMGYIWYFFFAYQGGALNDVLMLFGLEKINALGNPDVNTWIIVFVNTYQFVGIAMIIYLAGLQSISKDYYEAAVIDGASAFQKFKNITLPLLMPAITINVVLNIIGGLKLFDVILALTGGGPGNASQSMSTFMYSLYFSRQDAGYAATQGVLMAFITLVFSLLALVYFKRKEVDA, encoded by the coding sequence ATGAGTGAATTGGTTAATAAATCACAACGTGCCATTGCTCACAAAGCGGCGGCAAAGCCTCCCAAAAAAAAGCGACAAAAGTCGCTTTGGTGGATGTATCTTCCTGCCTTAATTGTTGTCAGTGTGTTTATTATCTATCCGTTTTTAAATGGAATCCGTATTTCTTTTACGGATTGGAATGGATTTTCCCAAACAAAGAATTGGGTAGGCCTTGATCAATATAAGCGGATGTTCCAGGACCCTAATACATGGCTAGTAGTAAAAAACACCTTACTTTATGGAATTGGAAGTACAATTTTTCAAAATGTGATTGGGCTTTTATATGCCCTGCTACTTAATAAAAGCATTCACTTAAAGTCAATAACTAGAACAATTATTTACCTTCCTGTCATTATCAGTCCACTAGTAATGGGATATATTTGGTATTTCTTTTTTGCTTATCAGGGAGGAGCATTAAACGATGTGCTAATGTTATTTGGTTTAGAGAAAATCAATGCATTAGGCAACCCTGACGTAAATACGTGGATTATTGTTTTTGTGAATACTTATCAATTCGTAGGTATTGCAATGATTATCTATCTGGCAGGGTTACAGAGTATTTCGAAAGACTATTACGAAGCTGCTGTGATCGATGGTGCTTCGGCGTTCCAGAAGTTTAAAAATATCACACTGCCTTTATTGATGCCCGCCATCACCATTAATGTGGTACTCAATATCATTGGAGGACTGAAACTATTTGATGTTATTCTTGCTCTTACTGGCGGAGGACCGGGAAATGCTTCGCAGTCGATGTCAACATTTATGTACTCCTTATATTTCAGCAGACAGGATGCAGGCTACGCGGCCACACAAGGTGTGTTAATGGCGTTTATTACTCTAGTCTTCAGTCTGCTTGCTCTGGTGTACTTTAAACGCAAGGAGGTTGATGCTTGA
- the galE gene encoding UDP-glucose 4-epimerase GalE — protein sequence MAVLVCGGAGYIGSHAVAQLLDLNEEVVVVDNLQKGHREAVVEGAVFYQGDLRDEAFLNKVFEANDIDSVIHFAADSQVGESVEDPLKYYDNNVYGAVCLLRTMAVHQVKKIVFSSTAAAYGEVEQIPIQETDPTVPTNPYGETKLAVENMLRWAEQAHGIQYVVLRYFNVAGADPNGRIGEDHHPETHLIPIILQVASGKREKISIFGDDYPTKDGTCIRDYIHVTDLVDAHLLAIKRLRGHNSSATYNLGNGRGFTVKEVIDAARRITGQDIPAESSPRRAGDPAQLVASSEKAMEDLGWKPKNSGLDHMIQTAWTWFQNHPDGYEE from the coding sequence ATGGCGGTATTAGTATGCGGTGGAGCGGGGTATATTGGAAGCCATGCTGTGGCTCAACTGCTAGATCTTAACGAAGAAGTGGTGGTCGTAGACAATCTACAAAAAGGTCATCGTGAAGCCGTGGTTGAAGGGGCGGTTTTCTATCAAGGTGATCTTCGTGATGAAGCTTTTTTAAATAAAGTCTTTGAAGCAAACGACATTGATTCGGTGATTCATTTTGCAGCAGATTCACAAGTAGGAGAAAGTGTTGAGGATCCATTGAAATATTATGATAACAATGTGTACGGAGCGGTGTGCTTGCTGAGGACTATGGCTGTCCATCAGGTGAAGAAGATTGTTTTTTCATCAACAGCCGCTGCCTATGGGGAAGTGGAACAGATACCGATTCAGGAAACCGATCCAACTGTTCCGACGAATCCATATGGAGAAACGAAGCTTGCGGTTGAGAACATGCTGAGATGGGCTGAACAGGCCCACGGTATCCAATATGTCGTGTTACGTTATTTTAATGTGGCAGGAGCGGATCCCAATGGGCGGATTGGCGAAGATCATCATCCGGAAACTCATTTAATTCCCATCATCCTGCAAGTCGCTTCAGGGAAACGAGAGAAAATTTCCATATTCGGTGATGATTATCCAACAAAGGACGGAACATGCATCAGAGATTATATCCATGTAACGGATTTAGTCGATGCTCATTTGCTGGCAATCAAAAGGTTAAGAGGTCACAACAGCAGTGCCACGTATAATCTAGGCAATGGGCGAGGGTTTACTGTTAAAGAAGTCATTGATGCTGCGAGAAGAATCACAGGGCAAGATATTCCGGCAGAAAGTTCTCCTAGACGGGCAGGAGATCCTGCACAACTGGTTGCCTCTTCTGAAAAAGCAATGGAGGACTTAGGCTGGAAACCCAAGAACTCTGGCTTAGATCACATGATTCAAACGGCCTGGACTTGGTTTCAGAATCATCCAGACGGCTACGAAGAGTAA
- a CDS encoding LacI family DNA-binding transcriptional regulator translates to MTTIKDIALRAKFSNTTVSRVLNHDKTLSVASETRQKILDVANEMGYRTLQERKKKNQPRSDVNTSKVGILLCVSVEEELNDSYFLSIRQGIENECQERGLITTELFRLNNLLSGQISSDIENLIVVGRINSEILDLISDQLQNIVYISHTVDEDKYDSVVIDFEKATKRALYHLLDHDYKKIGFIGGKEREHQNNRKEEFEDIRKSTFKEVMEEKGLFNPDSFHVGEFTMADGYELMKYSIQQGDLPKAFFIASDAMAVGAMRALQENNFKVPEDVAIVSFNDVKLAQFASTPLTTVKVQTEEMGRLGVKLMVDRLNGREIPLKVTVPTKLVIRDSCGTRNLSNAVKQKKEIIS, encoded by the coding sequence ATGACAACAATTAAAGATATAGCATTACGTGCTAAATTTTCAAATACGACTGTTTCCAGAGTTTTAAACCATGACAAAACATTATCGGTTGCCTCTGAAACACGGCAAAAAATATTGGATGTTGCCAATGAGATGGGATATAGAACGTTACAGGAACGCAAAAAGAAGAACCAACCTCGAAGTGACGTAAACACATCAAAAGTCGGCATTCTCCTCTGTGTTTCAGTTGAGGAAGAGCTGAATGATTCTTATTTTCTATCGATTAGACAAGGCATAGAGAACGAATGCCAGGAGAGAGGTCTGATCACTACAGAACTGTTTCGGTTAAACAATTTATTGTCTGGTCAAATCAGTAGTGATATCGAGAATTTAATAGTGGTAGGGAGGATCAATTCAGAAATTCTCGATCTAATCAGTGACCAATTACAAAACATTGTCTACATCAGTCATACAGTGGATGAAGACAAGTATGACTCTGTTGTTATTGACTTCGAAAAGGCAACCAAACGGGCATTATACCACCTGCTGGACCATGATTATAAGAAAATTGGATTTATCGGTGGGAAGGAAAGAGAGCACCAAAATAATAGAAAGGAAGAGTTCGAGGATATAAGGAAGTCTACTTTCAAAGAAGTGATGGAAGAGAAGGGGTTATTTAATCCGGATTCATTCCATGTTGGAGAGTTTACGATGGCTGATGGATATGAATTGATGAAATATTCCATTCAGCAAGGCGATCTACCTAAAGCGTTTTTTATTGCAAGTGATGCTATGGCAGTTGGAGCAATGAGGGCTTTGCAGGAGAATAACTTTAAAGTTCCCGAAGATGTAGCTATTGTGAGCTTCAACGACGTCAAATTGGCTCAATTTGCCAGCACTCCTTTAACTACAGTAAAAGTTCAAACAGAAGAAATGGGAAGGTTGGGTGTGAAATTAATGGTAGATCGTCTCAATGGCAGAGAAATACCGTTAAAAGTTACGGTTCCGACAAAATTAGTTATCCGGGATAGTTGCGGAACTAGGAATCTATCGAATGCCGTCAAACAAAAGAAAGAGATAATATCATAA
- a CDS encoding ABC transporter substrate-binding protein produces MKKLILLFVMVVSTIMAGCSSNEASGDGSGTTLTFYSTATSEEDKKVISEAVAAFEEKYPDINIEDNYPGDGYEDMLRVKMAANDLPDLFDTHGWAKQRYGEYVADLSEMDWVKNLDPALDPILKDDEGKVYAYPLNQAKDGISYNATLLKEYGIGPPTTFEEFMKALEQIKEKSDGGVTPFWFNGSDKSALGQYFDQFATPLLVTDEEHNYEEELLNGTFDWSHYTFLVEKLLEMQEKGLLNKDVLTAQIQQQAQLMAQGKIGFTLASSSLGPAVEDLNPEVQVGVIPMPTIHEGDEPSWIGGERHTVAIWKDTEHMEEAKRFIKFLAQPEIAKKIAEGTSLPAGLKNVEADNYFSEYYRKYEDVKVQPYFDRIYLPSGMWNVMGSTGQQLLSGKMTPEEVSEKMAEEYKRLLEQ; encoded by the coding sequence ATGAAGAAATTGATCCTGTTATTTGTAATGGTTGTCAGTACCATCATGGCTGGTTGTTCCAGTAATGAAGCATCAGGGGACGGCAGTGGAACTACTTTGACATTTTACTCAACAGCTACTTCTGAAGAAGATAAAAAAGTAATTTCAGAAGCTGTTGCTGCATTTGAGGAGAAATATCCCGATATTAATATAGAAGATAATTATCCGGGAGACGGATATGAAGACATGTTACGTGTGAAAATGGCAGCCAATGATCTGCCGGATTTATTTGATACACATGGCTGGGCTAAACAGCGTTATGGAGAATATGTAGCTGACTTGAGTGAGATGGACTGGGTGAAAAACCTTGATCCCGCACTTGATCCAATTCTAAAGGATGATGAAGGAAAAGTGTACGCATACCCTTTAAATCAAGCAAAGGATGGCATATCGTATAACGCTACATTACTTAAAGAATATGGTATAGGACCTCCGACAACATTTGAAGAATTTATGAAAGCATTAGAGCAAATTAAAGAGAAAAGTGATGGGGGAGTGACACCATTTTGGTTCAACGGTTCTGATAAGTCTGCTTTAGGTCAGTACTTTGATCAATTTGCGACCCCTCTGTTAGTAACAGATGAAGAACATAATTATGAAGAAGAACTGTTAAATGGAACATTTGATTGGTCTCACTATACTTTTCTGGTTGAAAAGCTGTTAGAAATGCAGGAGAAAGGGCTGCTTAATAAAGATGTTTTAACAGCGCAAATTCAGCAGCAAGCTCAATTAATGGCTCAGGGGAAAATTGGCTTTACTTTGGCAAGCAGCTCGCTCGGACCAGCCGTTGAAGACCTGAACCCTGAAGTGCAAGTTGGAGTTATCCCAATGCCAACGATTCACGAAGGAGATGAGCCGAGTTGGATCGGCGGGGAACGACATACTGTTGCCATCTGGAAAGATACAGAACACATGGAAGAAGCGAAGAGGTTTATAAAATTCTTGGCTCAACCGGAAATTGCAAAGAAAATCGCTGAAGGAACTTCACTTCCGGCAGGCTTGAAAAATGTTGAAGCTGACAACTATTTCTCTGAGTATTACAGGAAATATGAGGATGTGAAAGTGCAGCCTTATTTTGACAGAATCTATTTACCTAGTGGAATGTGGAATGTTATGGGGTCAACTGGACAGCAACTGCTTTCAGGGAAGATGACACCAGAAGAAGTCTCTGAAAAAATGGCTGAGGAATATAAGAGATTATTAGAACAATAG
- a CDS encoding MerR family transcriptional regulator produces the protein MKNYSISEVAKKLNLTAYTLRYYDKEGLLPFVERRSNGTRVFKESDIDALKVIECLKSTGMPIKEIKSFIDWCADGDSTLQQRYDMFMERKATVEAQLKELNKTMELIKHKCWYYKTALDSGSEDIHKSNKIEI, from the coding sequence ATGAAAAACTATTCTATCAGCGAAGTGGCAAAAAAATTGAATCTTACAGCATATACCTTACGTTACTATGATAAGGAGGGGCTTTTGCCTTTTGTTGAACGGAGATCCAACGGAACAAGGGTGTTTAAAGAATCTGATATCGACGCTTTAAAAGTAATTGAATGCTTGAAATCTACTGGGATGCCTATAAAAGAAATTAAAAGCTTCATTGATTGGTGTGCTGATGGGGATTCCACCTTGCAACAAAGATACGACATGTTTATGGAAAGAAAAGCTACTGTAGAAGCACAATTAAAAGAACTAAACAAGACAATGGAACTCATCAAGCATAAATGTTGGTATTACAAGACGGCTTTGGATTCCGGATCAGAAGATATTCATAAAAGTAATAAGATAGAGATTTAG
- a CDS encoding ROK family transcriptional regulator — protein sequence MSSKYNRGSFQLMKSINRSIILNMIRKNGPISRAEIAKQTKLTPPTVSNIVKELLTSQFVIETTQGASQGGRKPTLLAINAEHFYIIGIDVGHYKMNFVVTNLFGEVRDSTLLRIKKYPTREDLLATMKNGINSLLQANKNDTEKFLGIGVGMHGIVDVDKGVSLFAPSFDLHDILIKEELENEFKMVVKIENDARTMTLGESWFGNGKDADNIVGINVGHGIGAGIMINGRLFHGENNIAGEIGHVTIDLSGPKCTCGNYGCLQTLAGGPAIAERAKKELKAGKTSRILDLIDHDIEKIDGETVYQAACDGDDFSIQLLNQTGRFLGIGIVNLMHTLNPNRIIIGGGVANAGSFLMEGLKGTIQSRGLTKEARETSIVLSSLGENASAYGACVLILEEFFLQH from the coding sequence ATGTCTTCGAAGTATAATAGAGGAAGTTTCCAGTTGATGAAGTCGATCAATCGATCCATCATTTTGAATATGATTCGGAAGAATGGTCCTATTTCCCGAGCCGAAATTGCAAAACAAACAAAACTCACCCCACCTACCGTCAGTAACATCGTCAAAGAATTGCTTACTAGTCAATTCGTTATCGAAACGACCCAAGGTGCCTCACAAGGTGGAAGAAAGCCTACTTTACTAGCGATTAACGCTGAACATTTTTACATAATCGGTATTGACGTTGGACACTACAAGATGAATTTCGTGGTCACGAACTTGTTTGGTGAAGTGAGAGATTCAACCCTATTACGGATTAAGAAATACCCAACAAGAGAAGATCTGCTTGCAACAATGAAGAATGGCATCAACTCCTTGTTACAGGCAAACAAAAATGATACAGAAAAGTTTTTAGGCATTGGTGTAGGGATGCACGGCATCGTTGACGTGGACAAAGGAGTCTCCCTTTTCGCCCCTTCCTTTGATCTTCACGATATTCTCATAAAAGAAGAGTTGGAAAATGAGTTTAAGATGGTTGTCAAAATTGAAAATGATGCCCGTACCATGACCCTTGGTGAATCGTGGTTTGGAAATGGAAAAGATGCGGATAATATTGTGGGGATCAACGTCGGTCACGGCATCGGCGCAGGCATCATGATTAATGGAAGACTTTTTCATGGAGAAAACAATATTGCAGGAGAAATCGGCCATGTCACCATCGACCTCTCCGGACCAAAGTGTACCTGCGGAAATTACGGGTGTCTTCAAACATTAGCTGGAGGCCCTGCGATTGCCGAACGAGCGAAAAAAGAATTAAAAGCGGGCAAAACCTCACGTATCCTAGATTTAATAGACCACGATATTGAGAAAATAGACGGTGAGACTGTTTATCAAGCCGCCTGTGATGGAGATGATTTCAGTATTCAATTGTTAAATCAAACTGGAAGGTTTTTGGGCATAGGTATCGTCAACCTCATGCATACGCTGAATCCAAACAGAATTATTATCGGTGGCGGCGTTGCGAATGCAGGCAGCTTTTTGATGGAAGGGCTAAAAGGAACGATCCAGTCAAGGGGATTGACAAAAGAAGCTAGGGAAACTTCCATTGTATTATCAAGTCTTGGAGAAAATGCTTCTGCTTATGGTGCGTGTGTATTAATTTTGGAAGAGTTTTTCTTACAACATTAA
- a CDS encoding solute:sodium symporter family transporter, translating to MNLFTILSFLFFTGLVALISYFLTRKENLNTQDGYFLGGRSLGAWTIAGSLMLTNLSTEQLIGLNAQGYSDTIAVMGWEVGSAIALVVVALFLLPRYLKGGITTIPDFLEDRFDFGTKQIVTILFLFGYIFNLLPPILYSGAVAINGLFSIPEALGVSRMTALFITVFAIGIVGSIYAIFGGLKAVAVSDSINGIGLLIGGLMIPVIGLFVLGDGSITNGWSTIVQETPEKLNSIGGPESPVPFGTMFTGMLLVNLFYWGTAQHIMQRAIAAKSLKEGQKGVLIAAFLKLLGPVFLILPGIIAFNMFGPGLEPTNAYPMLVREVLPTPLVGFFAAVLFGAILSSFNSALNSSVTLIALNIYKPYFKPDAPDREVVRKGKYIGIVLALFAMCIAPLIDMVPQGFFQYLQIVNGFYNVPIFTILIVGYLTKRVPAIAAKISLFVFISIYAATQLVWDTGIHFLHILAILFVLCSGLMLLIGQLKPREQAFSLEEKAKVDMTPWKLVFPVGVAVTMAMIIIYTLFSPIGII from the coding sequence ATGAATTTATTTACGATTTTATCTTTTCTGTTTTTTACTGGACTTGTAGCGCTTATCTCATACTTCCTGACTCGTAAAGAGAACTTAAACACTCAGGATGGTTATTTCCTAGGGGGAAGAAGCTTAGGGGCATGGACCATTGCTGGTTCTTTGATGCTCACGAACCTATCTACGGAACAGTTAATTGGGTTAAATGCTCAAGGGTATTCCGACACCATTGCTGTTATGGGGTGGGAAGTTGGTTCTGCTATTGCGTTAGTTGTTGTTGCCTTATTTCTTTTACCTAGATATTTAAAGGGCGGTATTACAACCATCCCTGATTTCTTAGAGGATCGTTTTGACTTTGGGACAAAACAAATTGTCACCATTCTTTTCTTGTTTGGTTACATATTTAATCTGCTGCCTCCGATTCTTTACTCAGGAGCCGTTGCCATTAATGGCTTGTTCAGTATTCCGGAAGCGCTTGGTGTTAGCAGGATGACCGCTTTATTCATTACGGTGTTCGCGATTGGAATTGTCGGTTCGATTTACGCCATTTTTGGCGGGTTAAAGGCGGTTGCCGTATCTGATTCCATCAATGGAATTGGTCTTCTGATCGGGGGATTGATGATCCCGGTAATAGGGTTATTTGTCCTAGGGGATGGTTCGATTACAAACGGCTGGAGTACAATTGTTCAGGAAACTCCGGAAAAGCTGAATTCAATCGGTGGACCTGAGAGCCCGGTGCCATTTGGGACCATGTTTACAGGGATGCTGTTAGTCAATCTATTTTACTGGGGAACGGCGCAGCATATTATGCAGCGAGCGATTGCTGCAAAAAGCTTGAAGGAAGGTCAGAAAGGTGTGTTAATTGCTGCCTTTTTGAAACTTTTGGGCCCTGTATTCCTGATTCTGCCGGGGATTATCGCCTTCAACATGTTCGGACCTGGGCTTGAGCCGACGAATGCTTATCCGATGCTCGTTAGAGAGGTATTGCCGACACCTTTAGTAGGTTTTTTTGCTGCTGTACTATTCGGTGCAATCTTATCTTCCTTCAACTCGGCCTTGAACTCATCGGTTACGTTGATTGCCCTCAATATTTATAAACCTTATTTCAAGCCAGATGCACCTGATCGTGAGGTTGTCCGTAAAGGGAAATATATTGGTATCGTACTCGCGTTGTTTGCGATGTGTATCGCACCACTGATTGATATGGTGCCTCAAGGGTTCTTCCAATATTTACAAATCGTTAATGGTTTCTATAATGTACCGATCTTTACCATTCTAATCGTTGGTTATTTAACAAAACGTGTACCAGCTATTGCAGCGAAAATATCATTGTTTGTATTTATTTCAATTTATGCCGCCACACAGCTGGTTTGGGACACAGGCATCCACTTTCTTCATATATTAGCGATCTTATTTGTGTTATGTTCAGGCCTTATGCTGCTTATCGGACAACTTAAACCGCGTGAACAAGCCTTCTCGTTAGAAGAAAAGGCGAAGGTCGATATGACTCCTTGGAAACTGGTTTTCCCTGTTGGTGTAGCAGTTACAATGGCGATGATCATTATTTATACCTTGTTTTCTCCAATAGGGATTATATAA